From a single Planctellipticum variicoloris genomic region:
- a CDS encoding carbonic anhydrase — protein MLETSTLHDSPSLSRSRHTLPGVERLVTQVSGTGNVLEENFPETPETALERLYAGNRRFASGNPLAVRRDLNHVKAIAARQTPFAAFLGCADSRVPIEIVFDQGFGDLFVTRIAGNIASSENIGSLEFGVEILGAKVVYVLGHSCCGAVTAAMHGHEVPGQISGLFQYIRPAVKSAEGDLDKAVRDNVRNQALLLAEASPVISKMVRRKEVLVAGGVYDLQTGVVTPVDLGLA, from the coding sequence ATGTTAGAAACCAGCACTCTGCACGACTCGCCTTCCCTGTCGCGCAGTCGCCACACTCTTCCGGGCGTGGAACGGCTGGTCACTCAAGTCTCCGGGACCGGAAACGTCCTTGAGGAGAATTTCCCCGAAACTCCGGAAACAGCGCTCGAACGGCTCTATGCGGGAAATCGCCGGTTCGCGTCCGGGAATCCGTTGGCGGTTCGTCGAGATCTGAATCACGTGAAGGCCATTGCGGCGCGGCAGACGCCGTTCGCGGCCTTTCTCGGTTGCGCCGATTCTCGAGTTCCGATTGAGATCGTGTTCGATCAGGGGTTCGGCGATCTTTTTGTGACTCGGATCGCTGGAAATATCGCTTCGAGCGAGAACATCGGCAGCCTCGAGTTCGGGGTGGAGATCCTCGGGGCGAAGGTCGTCTACGTGCTCGGGCATTCCTGCTGCGGTGCGGTGACGGCCGCAATGCACGGGCATGAGGTGCCGGGTCAGATCAGCGGACTGTTTCAGTACATTCGACCTGCGGTGAAATCCGCAGAGGGCGATTTGGACAAGGCCGTGCGAGACAATGTTCGCAATCAGGCTCTGCTCCTGGCAGAGGCTTCTCCCGTGATCTCGAAGATGGTCCGGCGAAAGGAAGTGCTGGTGGCGGGCGGGGTTTATGATCTTCAGACGGGAGTTGTCACGCCTGTCGATCTTGGATTGGCCTGA
- a CDS encoding helix-turn-helix transcriptional regulator, with the protein MKKLKTRLAAKVNEPVAVAKTAESWTFLSNHAHVLLCLYRQPDRRLRDVAAAVGITERMVQRIIAELANAGYLQITKEGRCNHYVVNLELRLRHPLEMRHSIGELLTALSAD; encoded by the coding sequence ATGAAAAAACTGAAAACAAGATTGGCCGCCAAAGTGAATGAGCCGGTCGCCGTCGCGAAAACTGCCGAAAGCTGGACCTTTCTGTCCAATCACGCTCACGTTCTGCTGTGCCTGTACCGGCAACCCGATCGCCGATTGCGCGACGTGGCTGCAGCGGTCGGCATTACGGAGCGGATGGTGCAACGGATCATCGCGGAACTCGCCAACGCCGGTTATCTGCAGATCACCAAGGAAGGCCGATGCAATCACTACGTCGTCAACCTGGAGCTCCGTCTGCGGCATCCGCTCGAAATGCGACATTCGATCGGCGAACTTCTGACGGCCCTCAGCGCCGACTGA
- a CDS encoding Gfo/Idh/MocA family protein, which translates to MSRNATRRDFLKQSTALGAAMWVGSSTSTGWTQERSANAAIRFACIGVEGKGSSDRDDAGRHGEIVALCDIDDERLEKAAARYPNAKKYNDYRKMYDEMAGQIDAITVSTPDHSHAPAAIRGMKEGKHCFCQKPLTYTVTEARMMRELAAEKKLCTQMGNQGTAASGLREAAAQIRRGDIGQVKEVHIWTNRPIWPQGGGRPTEVEACPPNVHWDLFLGPAPERPYSSAYHPFKWRGWIDFGTGALGDMACHTLNMSAMALDLFNPLTVEAMPDPEWTGEARKETYPKFSTIVYEFGPRGDFAPCKLFWYDGGKRPDNAICPEAEFKASGSLVIGEKGMIHSSSDYHNEYGVYPAASFKDLSKPEIVTSPGHFTEFANAIKENKPELAKSNFDYAGRLTETVLLGNVALRAGKKVEWDAVNLKIKNLPEAQQYVSREYRKGFEL; encoded by the coding sequence ATGAGTCGCAATGCAACACGACGTGATTTTCTGAAACAATCGACCGCGCTCGGCGCTGCGATGTGGGTCGGCTCCTCGACCAGCACCGGATGGACGCAGGAACGGTCGGCCAATGCGGCGATTCGCTTCGCCTGCATCGGTGTCGAAGGCAAGGGATCGAGCGACCGCGACGACGCCGGCCGGCATGGCGAAATCGTCGCTCTCTGCGATATTGACGACGAGCGTCTGGAGAAGGCGGCTGCGCGCTATCCGAATGCGAAGAAGTACAACGACTACCGCAAGATGTATGACGAGATGGCCGGTCAGATCGATGCCATTACCGTCAGCACTCCCGATCATTCGCATGCCCCGGCGGCCATCCGCGGCATGAAGGAAGGCAAGCACTGTTTCTGTCAGAAGCCGCTGACGTACACGGTCACCGAAGCCCGGATGATGCGCGAGCTGGCCGCCGAGAAGAAGCTCTGCACTCAGATGGGCAACCAGGGGACGGCCGCGAGCGGCCTCCGCGAGGCCGCCGCTCAGATCCGTCGCGGGGACATCGGCCAGGTCAAGGAGGTCCACATCTGGACCAACCGTCCGATCTGGCCGCAGGGGGGCGGACGTCCGACGGAAGTGGAAGCCTGCCCGCCGAACGTCCACTGGGATCTCTTCCTCGGCCCTGCGCCGGAACGGCCCTACAGCTCGGCGTATCATCCCTTCAAGTGGCGCGGCTGGATCGATTTCGGCACGGGGGCGCTGGGCGATATGGCCTGCCACACGCTCAACATGTCGGCCATGGCGCTCGACCTGTTCAATCCGCTGACGGTTGAGGCGATGCCTGACCCCGAGTGGACCGGAGAAGCGCGCAAGGAGACTTATCCCAAGTTCTCGACGATCGTCTACGAGTTCGGCCCGCGCGGCGACTTCGCGCCGTGCAAGCTGTTCTGGTACGACGGCGGCAAGCGTCCGGACAACGCAATCTGTCCTGAAGCCGAGTTCAAGGCGAGCGGTTCGCTCGTGATCGGCGAGAAGGGAATGATTCACTCGTCGAGCGACTACCACAACGAGTACGGGGTTTACCCGGCGGCGAGCTTCAAGGATCTTTCGAAGCCGGAGATCGTTACGTCTCCCGGTCACTTCACCGAGTTCGCGAATGCGATCAAGGAGAACAAGCCCGAGCTGGCGAAGTCCAACTTCGACTATGCGGGCCGGCTGACCGAGACCGTTCTGCTGGGGAACGTCGCCCTGCGGGCCGGCAAGAAGGTCGAGTGGGACGCCGTCAATCTGAAGATCAAGAACCTGCCGGAAGCGCAGCAATACGTGTCCCGCGAGTATCGGAAGGGTTTCGAGCTGTAA